From Salvia splendens isolate huo1 chromosome 3, SspV2, whole genome shotgun sequence, a single genomic window includes:
- the LOC121796227 gene encoding disease resistance protein RGA2-like isoform X1, with protein sequence MAEAFLKVVLDNLGSLIKEEIGLILGVDEEMQKLSSTLTTLQAVLEDAEDKQIESKPIRDWLQKLNVLAYEIDDILDECNTHVSKLKHTRNKLSRYSLQKILYRHKIGRRMKQVTKQLDGVATERTKFHLREMPVDRLREVAASRETGSLLNYTDQIYGREEDENKIVEMLVIDVKENKEMSVLPIIGIGGLGKTTLAQLVFNDPRVVDHFDIRIWVCVSDNFELKTLVKAMIEAATGSAKAADLQQLDVVERQLWELLSQKRYLIVLDDVWNDQQEKWFELKDTLSCGSTGASIIVTTRQKKVADIMGTLPAHCLNGLSDENCWMLLRSRAFGPKEEVSPQLEMIGNEIVKKCVGVPLAAKALGGILRFKRTQEEWIYVRESELWKLSPEESLIMPALRLSYHHLALELRQCFAYFAAFPKDHEIEKEELIRLWIAHSYISSKGDIQVEDVGNQICNELLLRSLLQSTFRDNKIIMHDLVHDLAQSIMENKVPGIQSERNILSASTIREVNLIDRTILFPKTFQQNMNISSILELTSLRVLYANYKGIKDLSTSIGNLIHLRYLNLSTSTIRTLPNSLCTLWNLQILNLNFCRSLVALPKKLTSLHNLQHLCLSRCESLSEMPSKIRELTSLKTMSMFVVGIKVGNQLEELRCLNLSGELEIRHLERVKDPLDAKKANMSAKKNLKELSFLWERDDLSKLEEDTDENVLEALQPHPNLESLRIKGFRGRYLPRWMKSSTLENIVRIYITDCPNCRCLPKLEELTHLEMLRLENMEVEYVIEEVGNGNPVKVQFPALEELSLSNIPNLKGLSKEQLSNEAFPKLKRLYNTHCSSLRLEQLSFLQKLEYLNCSSSTLALLSEQDIPRDLCVEIEESLTCFSMETLVKYPKLRYLIIRGAKEISVTRGGLEALKELTHLRFLCCDTMTRIPQGMFQHLSSLQNLDICSCKEIVELPEEIKNLHNLQNIYLIRLPKMARLRKALHHLSTLKFLFLYELPELKSLPDQLPSLHILEVFRCPKVVSVPALPNAKGLRIEECPQLERRCHRGTGEDWHKISHIRRLRICYS encoded by the coding sequence ATGGCAGAGGCATTTCTTAAAGTCGTTCTTGATAATCTGGGCTCGCTTATCAAGGAGGAGATTGGACTGATATTGGGCGTTGATGAAGAGATGCAGAAGCTTTCAAGCACCCTCACCACCCTTCAAGCTGTGTTGGAAGATGCTGAAGACAAGCAAATTGAGAGCAAGCCTATTCGAGATTGGTTGCAGAAACTCAACGTCCTTGCTTATGAGATTGATGATATCTTGGATGAGTGCAACACTCATGTCTCCAAACTCAAACACACTCGCAACAAACTCAGTCGCTACAGCCTCCAGAAGATTTTGTATCGTCACAAGATCGGGAGGAGGATGAAACAAGTCACAAAGCAACTGGATGGTGTTGCTACAGAGCGCACTAAATTTCATCTGCGTGAGATGCCTGTTGATAGGCTAAGAGAAGTTGCTGCCTCACGTGAGACGGGTTCCTTGTTGAACTATACAGATCAGATTTATGGCAGAGAAGAAGACGAAAACAAGATTGTGGAGATGTTGGTAATTGATGTAAAGGAGAATAAGGAAATGTCTGTGTTGCCAATCATTGGCATTGGTGGTCTTGGCAAGACTACTCTTGCTCAATTAGTCTTTAACGATCCGCGGGTGGTAGACCACTTTGATATAAGAATTTGGGTTTGTGTCTCTGACAATTTTGAGTTGAAGACTTTGGTGAAGGCAATGATAGAAGCTGCCACAGGGAGCGCGAAAGCTGCAGATCTGCAACAATTGGATGTTGTAGAACGTCAGCTTTGGGAGTTGTTGAGCCAAAAAAGATATTTGATTGTACTAGATGATGTTTGGAACGACCAACAAGAGAAATGGTTTGAGTTGAAAGATACTCTATCATGTGGCTCAACCGGTGCATCCATCATTGTCACCACACGCCAAAAGAAGGTTGCAGATATAATGGGAACTCTTCCAGCTCACTGTCTAAACGGGCTGTCAGATGAGAATTGTTGGATGTTGCTCAGGTCACGTGCCTTCGGACCTAAAGAAGAGGTGTCTCCGCAGCTGGAAATGATTGGGAATGAGATTGTGAAGAAATGCGTTGGCGTGCCCCTCGCTGCTAAGGCGCTAGGAGGAATTTTGCGGTTTAAAAGGACACAAGAGGAATGGATATATGTGAGAGAGAGTGAATTGTGGAAGCTCTCTCCAGAAGAGAGTTTGATAATGCCAGCTCTGAGATTGAGTTATCATCATCTTGCTTTGGAGCTCAGACAATGCTTTGCTTATTTTGCTGCCTTTCCCAAGGACCATGAAATTGAAAAAGAAGAATTGATTCGTCTATGGATAGCTCATAGCTATATTTCATCAAAGGGAGATATACAAGTTGAAGATGTTGGGAATCAAATATGTAATGAGTTATTACTCAGATCTCTTCTACAATCAACTTTTAGGGATAACAAGATCATTATGCATGATCTTGTTCATGATCTAGCGCAATCAATAATGGAGAACAAAGTTCCCGGGATACAAAGTGAGAGAAATATTCTAAGTGCATCTACTATTCGTGAGGTAAATTTGATAGACAGAACTATCTTGTTTCCTAAAACTTTTCAGCAAAATATGAACATTTCATCCATCTTGGAGCTCACAAGTTTAAGAGTATTATATGCAAACTACAAGGGAATAAAAGATTTGTCTACTTCAATCGGCAATCTTATACATCTGCGATACTTGAATTTGTCTACATCTACAATTCGCACTCTCCCGAACTCATTATGTACTCTTTGGAATTTGCAAATCCTCAACTTGAATTTCTGTCGTAGTCTTGTGGCCTTACCTAAGAAGTTGACATCCTTACATAATCTCCAACATCTATGTTTATCCAGGTGTGAGTCGTTGTCTGAGATGCCCTCTAAAATAAGAGAGTTAACTAGCCTCAAAACAATGAGTATGTTTGTAGTAGGTATCAAGGTTGGTAACCAACTTGAGGAACTGCGGTGCTTGAACCTCAGCGGAGAGCTTGAGATTCGACATTTGGAGAGAGTAAAAGATCCCTTGGATGCAAAGAAAGCAAATATGTCTGCCAAAAAGAATCTCAAGGAGTTGAGCTTTTTGTGGGAAAGAGATGATTTATCCAAGTTAGAGGAAGACACTGATGAAAATGTATTGGAAGCACTTCAACCTCACCCAAATCTTGAATCTCTTCGCATAAAGGGTTTCAGAGGTAGATATCTTCCACGTTGGATGAAAAGTTCAACTCTGGAAAATATAGTTAGGATCTATATAACAGACTGCCCAAATTGTAGGTGTCTTCCAAAACTAGAAGAGCTAACTCATCTTGAAATGTTGCGTTTAGAGAATATGGAGGTGGAGTACGTTATTGAAGAAGTTGGAAATGGAAACCCGGTAAAAGTTCAGTTCCCTGCTTTGGAAGAGTTGAGTTTATCAAATATCCCAAATCTGAAGGGGCTTTCTAAGGAGCAACTGAGTAACGAAGCATTCCCAAAACTTAAACGGCTATATAATACACATTGCTCTTCATTAAGACTGGAACAACTCTCATTCCTCCAAAAGTTGGAGTATCTAAATTGCAGTAGCTCAACTCTGGCTTTATTATCTGAGCAGGACATTCCTAGGGATCTATGTGTGGAAATTGAGGAAAGCCTGACATGTTTTTCAATGGAAACGCTGGTAAAGTACCCTAAGCTCCGGTATTTAATAATTAGAGGTGCAAAAGAGATCTCCGTGACAAGAGGAGGTTTGGAAGCCTTAAAAGAGCTTACACACTTACGCTTTTTATGTTGTGATACAATGACACGCATTCCACAAGGGATGTTCCAGCATCTATCTTCTCTGCAGAACCTCGATATATGTTCCTGCAAAGAAATAGTAGAGTTGCCAGAAGAGATTAAAAATCTTCACAATCTTCAAAATATATACTTAATCAGACTTCCCAAGATGGCGCGCTTAAGGAAAGCTTTACATCACCTCTCCACACTCAAATTTCTATTCCTATATGAACTTCCTGAGCTGAAATCACTCCCTGACCAGCTACCATCTCTTCATATCCTCGAAGTTTTCAGATGCCCAAAGGTTGTATCAGTTCCAGCTCTACCAAATGCCAAAGGACTAAGAATAGAAGAATGCCCACAACTAGAAAGACGATGCCATAGAGGAACAGGAGAGGATTGGCACAAGATTTCCCACATTCGCCGTTTGCGAATTTGTTATAGCTAA
- the LOC121796227 gene encoding putative disease resistance protein RGA3 isoform X2, whose product MAEAFLKVVLDNLGSLIKEEIGLILGVDEEMQKLSSTLTTLQAVLEDAEDKQIESKPIRDWLQKLNVLAYEIDDILDECNTHVSKLKHTRNKLSRYSLQKILYRHKIGRRMKQVTKQLDGVATERTKFHLREMPVDRLREVAASRETGSLLNYTDQIYGREEDENKIVEMLVIDVKENKEMSVLPIIGIGGLGKTTLAQLVFNDPRVVDHFDIRIWVCVSDNFELKTLVKAMIEAATGSAKAADLQQLDVVERQLWELLSQKRYLIVLDDVWNDQQEKWFELKDTLSCGSTGASIIVTTRQKKVADIMGTLPAHCLNGLSDENCWMLLRSRAFGPKEEVSPQLEMIGNEIVKKCVGVPLAAKALGGILRFKRTQEEWIYVRESELWKLSPEESLIMPALRLSYHHLALELRQCFAYFAAFPKDHEIEKEELIRLWIAHSYISSKGDIQVEDVGNQICNELLLRSLLQSTFRDNKIIMHDLVHDLAQSIMENKVPGIQSERNILSASTIREV is encoded by the exons ATGGCAGAGGCATTTCTTAAAGTCGTTCTTGATAATCTGGGCTCGCTTATCAAGGAGGAGATTGGACTGATATTGGGCGTTGATGAAGAGATGCAGAAGCTTTCAAGCACCCTCACCACCCTTCAAGCTGTGTTGGAAGATGCTGAAGACAAGCAAATTGAGAGCAAGCCTATTCGAGATTGGTTGCAGAAACTCAACGTCCTTGCTTATGAGATTGATGATATCTTGGATGAGTGCAACACTCATGTCTCCAAACTCAAACACACTCGCAACAAACTCAGTCGCTACAGCCTCCAGAAGATTTTGTATCGTCACAAGATCGGGAGGAGGATGAAACAAGTCACAAAGCAACTGGATGGTGTTGCTACAGAGCGCACTAAATTTCATCTGCGTGAGATGCCTGTTGATAGGCTAAGAGAAGTTGCTGCCTCACGTGAGACGGGTTCCTTGTTGAACTATACAGATCAGATTTATGGCAGAGAAGAAGACGAAAACAAGATTGTGGAGATGTTGGTAATTGATGTAAAGGAGAATAAGGAAATGTCTGTGTTGCCAATCATTGGCATTGGTGGTCTTGGCAAGACTACTCTTGCTCAATTAGTCTTTAACGATCCGCGGGTGGTAGACCACTTTGATATAAGAATTTGGGTTTGTGTCTCTGACAATTTTGAGTTGAAGACTTTGGTGAAGGCAATGATAGAAGCTGCCACAGGGAGCGCGAAAGCTGCAGATCTGCAACAATTGGATGTTGTAGAACGTCAGCTTTGGGAGTTGTTGAGCCAAAAAAGATATTTGATTGTACTAGATGATGTTTGGAACGACCAACAAGAGAAATGGTTTGAGTTGAAAGATACTCTATCATGTGGCTCAACCGGTGCATCCATCATTGTCACCACACGCCAAAAGAAGGTTGCAGATATAATGGGAACTCTTCCAGCTCACTGTCTAAACGGGCTGTCAGATGAGAATTGTTGGATGTTGCTCAGGTCACGTGCCTTCGGACCTAAAGAAGAGGTGTCTCCGCAGCTGGAAATGATTGGGAATGAGATTGTGAAGAAATGCGTTGGCGTGCCCCTCGCTGCTAAGGCGCTAGGAGGAATTTTGCGGTTTAAAAGGACACAAGAGGAATGGATATATGTGAGAGAGAGTGAATTGTGGAAGCTCTCTCCAGAAGAGAGTTTGATAATGCCAGCTCTGAGATTGAGTTATCATCATCTTGCTTTGGAGCTCAGACAATGCTTTGCTTATTTTGCTGCCTTTCCCAAGGACCATGAAATTGAAAAAGAAGAATTGATTCGTCTATGGATAGCTCATAGCTATATTTCATCAAAGGGAGATATACAAGTTGAAGATGTTGGGAATCAAATATGTAATGAGTTATTACTCAGATCTCTTCTACAATCAACTTTTAGGGATAACAAGATCATTATGCATGATCTTGTTCATGATCTAGCGCAATCAATAATGGAGAACAAAGTTCCCGGGATACAAAGTGAGAGAAATATTCTAAGTGCATCTACTATTCGTGAG GTGTGA
- the LOC121797068 gene encoding protein FAR1-RELATED SEQUENCE 5-like, translating into MEEVVVVPECSPELKPVVGQKFQSLDFAFACYEVYARAVGFETRKQAMRKVDDVTTWYRVVCNREGRKKGDEDDQLNARSGFTIKRRKLSKRCGCMASISFRFFSKDCLSGYIIEEFSESHNHHMVETEHQHFMMSNRKLDDVHHKFILDCSKANIGPTLTFKVLKEILGGFDLVGCTVGDIRNASRDIKAYAQGFDVQMVLDDMAKKKELSEAFTYHYEVNESDQLVALFWCDGLMKQNYHMFGDIVSFDSTYNTNRYCMIFTPFTGKDNHGSPVTFAAGLVCSEKTGAFAWLFRHFVDCMGVAPRMIVTDQDLGMRSAIEEVLVGTHHRWCMWHIMHKLAVKVPNRLLRDDEFKKEFNACVWSDLLEPGEFEEEWNRLIEHHHLEDIDWFNTLYAYRKYWIPAYFRDFPMGSMIRTTSISESENSFYKNFLKPRANIAEFYLNFNHAIEFQRNTRTALDYHDATAIPILATTLPFEKHASTLFTDSMFKKIQQEIVEGNDRCRVLGFMSGETVDTYKLGDSKRNAYVVRHDKTDDTYSCECKMFGRHGYLCSHIFFLFRNNEVKKIPDNYCDNRWMKTPLAKAVHGELQDPVHTQSSSDDRQTVSKQAISMFYGFLRRFETDIDVLRAFVGGVEELGTSLENGTPATSAVEKRRMVEEFYGMVRPESVAVHPPDVVKTKGHASSSASRLISMREKAIKDATRPLRRCKACDEMGHHDSRNCPLLKEMTMEKDARKGKRTA; encoded by the exons atggaagaag TGGTTgttgtacctgaatgttctCCCGAGTTGAAGCCTGTGGTTGGTCAGAAATTCCAATCCTTGGACTTTGCTTTCGCTTGCTACGAGGTATATGCTCGAGCTGTTGGATTTGAAACGCGCAAACAAGCTATGAGGAAGGTTGACGATGTCACGACGTGGTATCGtgttgtatgcaatagggaaggaaggaagaagggtgATGAGGACGACCAGTTGAATGCCCGTTCTGGTTTCACTATAAAGCGTAGGAAGTTATCTAAGCGGTGTGGTTGCATGGCTAGCATATCGTTTAGGTTTTTCTCGAAAGATTGCTTGTCAGGTTACATAATTGAGGAGTTCAGTGAGAGTCATAACCATCACATGGTTGAAACGGAACATCAGCATTTCATGATGAGTAATCGCAAGTTGGATGATGTACATCATAAATTCATCCTCGATTGTTCCAAGGCTAATATAGGACCCACGCTCACATTTAAGGTGTTGAAGGAAATTCTTGGTGGGTTTGACCTAGTTGGTTGCACTGTTGGGGATATCAGGAATGCCTCACGGGACATCAAAGCATACGCACAGGGATTTGATGTGCAAATGGTGTTGGATGATATGGCTAAGAAGAAGGAGTTGTCTGAGGCGTTCACCTATCACTACGAAGTTAACGAATCCGACCAGTTGGTTGCCCTCTTTTGGTGCGACGGTTTGATGAAGCAAAATTACCACATGTTTGGTGATATTGTCAGCTTCGACTCCACGTACAACACAAACAG GTACTGTATGATCTTCACCCCTTTCACTGGAAAGGATAATCATGGTAGTCCTGTGACATTTGCGGCCGGATTGGTGTGCAGCGAGAAAACCGGGGCTTTTGCTTGGTTGTTCAGACATTTTGTAGATTGTATGGGTGTAGCACCCAGGATGATTGTGACCGATCAAGATTTGGGTATGAGGTCAGCGATTGAAGAGGTCCTAGTTGGCACACATCACCGTTGGTGTATGTGGCATATAATGCATAAGCTAGCTGTCAAGGTTCCAAACAGATTGTTGCGGGACGACGAGTTCAAAAAGGAATTTAACGCTTGTGTTTGGTCGGACCTACTTGAGCCGGGCGAATTCGAGGAGGAGTGGAATAGATTGATCGAACATCATCACCTTGAGGACATCGACTGGTTCAACACATTGTATGCGTATAGGAAGTACTGGATCCCGGCGTATTTCAGGGATTTTCCTATGGGATCAATGATTAGGACTACGTCCATATCTGAATCAGAGAACAGTTTTTACAAAAATTTTCTGAAGCCCCGAGCTAACATAGCCGAATTCTACTTGAATTTCAACCATGCCATAGAATTCCAGCGGAACACTAGAACAGCTTTGGACTACCACGATGCCACTGCCATACCTATACTAGCAACTACTCTGCCCTTCGAGAAACATGCTTCTACGTTGTTTACCGATAGTATGTTCAAGAAAATACAACAGGAAATTGTGGAGGGTAATGACAGATGTCGTGTGCTGGGTTTTATGTCCGGAGAAACGGTTGACACATACAAGCTTGGTGATAGCAAGCGTAATGCATACGTTGTTCGTCATGACAAGACTGATGATACTTACTCGTGCGAATGCAAAATGTTTGGTCGCCATGGTTATTTGTGCAGTCATATATTTTTCTTGTTTCGGAACAATGAGGTGAAAAAAATCCCGGATAACTACTGTGACAACCGATGGATGAAGACTCCCTTAGCCAAGGCTGTACATGGCGAGTTGCAGGATCCCGTGCATACCCAGTCCTCCTCTGACGATAGGCAAACTGTGTCTAAGCAGGCGATTTCGATGTTTTATGGTTTTCTTAGACGGTTTGAGACCGACATCGATGTATTACGTGCATTTGTAGGTGGCGTCGAAGAACTTGGTACCTCTCTTGAAAATGGTACTCCGGCAACCTCAGCTGTTGAGAAGAGGCGTATGGTTGAAGAGTTTTATGGAATGGTAAGGCCTGAATCTGTTGCGGTTCATCCCCCGGATGTCGTGAAGACGAAGGGTCACGCCAGCAGCTCTGCAAGTCGTCTGATTTCAATGAGAGAGAAGGCAATAAAGGATGCGACAAGGCCTCTTAGACGGTGCAAGGCGTGCGATGAGATGGGTCATCACGACTCCAGGAATTGTCCACTGCTTAAAGAGATGACGATGGAGAAAGATGCACGCAAGGGTAAAAGAACAGCTTGA